ATGTCGACTCTGATCGGTGAGATACGTTGCATGGCAGCGTGTTCGGTGGTCGCCCAGGCGTTGGCGGCGGCGAGGAACCGGTAGGTGTATTCCTCGGCGAGCTGGCGGGTCTCGCAGAACACGACGGGCACGTTCGGCCAGCGGATCTGCAACTCGGCGAGCCCGTCGGCGACCACCGCGGGCCGGATGCGGTCAAGCTTGAACAGCTGCGAGTAGCGATCCTCGATGACCACCGCCGCGCGCGGGAGCGCGGCTAGGTCGCCGACCTGGTAGCGCAGCTTGCCGCCGGTGAGGCTGGCTACCAGATCGACCAGTGACTTGCGTTCCACGCTGGCGACAAGCTGACCATCAACGACGATTCCGTAGTCCCCGCACGGCAGCGCCCGCTTGACCGTGGTGACCTGCTGGGTTGCGAACCGGTAGGCGTACTGCTCGTGGCTGTCGACCACGATCTGCAGCTCCTCGATGCCGTGCGCGCGGGCGGTCGGGGTGCGCACGTTCGGGCGTGCCTGTTTGCGGGTGCGCGGCGACTGCCAAAACACCACGTCGCGGCCCCGAGCCTGGGTGAACACGAGCTGGGAGCGGTTGTGCCGGGACCGGTCGGCGATCACGTCGATCGCTGCGCCGCGCCGACGACACGACCGCAACCGCACTCGTTCGACGATTACCGGATCGTCGGGCCACTCGTCCAGCGGTACCGGGTAGGCGAACAAAGCTTTTTCCCGCGGCCAGGTTCCCGACGTGCGGAACAGCAGGTCACCGCCACCGAGCGGGACCCTCAGCAACAACGGCAGCCTGGAGTCTTCATCCGGGTTGACCGCGATCAACAACTCCGCCACAAGTCCCGAGTCTGCCATCGGTGTTGGGTGACACCCCCGTCGCGACCCGAGCCTACGGACTGCTGATGGGGTCGCCGGCTTGCAGCCGGGCGTAGTACTCGGCCTCGGCTTCGGCTGGCGGGCGGCGGCCAAGGCGGTGCATGAGCCTGGCGGTGTTATACCAGTGCACCCACGCCGAGGTGATGTTCTCCAGGTCGGCGAGGGTGCGGATCGGTCCGGTGCGGAACGGGGAGCCCGCGCGCACGCACTCGGTTTTGTAGAGCCCGATCGTGGTTTCGGCCAACGCGTTATCGAGGGCGTCCCCGACAGTCCCGATCGACGGGACGAGTCCGGCCAGCATCAGTGTCTCAGTGAAATGTGTTGCGGTGTATTGTGATCCGGCATCGCTGTGATGAATCGTGTCACCGGTGAGCGGATGTCCCTGCCGCGCCCGGTATGCCGTGGCTTGGCGGATCGCCCGCTCGACGAAGGCGGTGTTCTTCGTCAACGAGCACTCCCAGCCCGCGATCAGCCCGGCATAGGCGTCGATTACGAATGCGGTGTAGCCGAACCCGCCGCCATCGAGCGGCACGTAGGTGAAGTCCGCCACGTCCAGCTCGTTGGGCCGCGATGCATGGAAGCGCCGCCGCACCAGGTCCGGCGCTCTCGCGGCGGCCGGATCGCGCTCGGTAGTGCGTATCGTCCGGGCGCGCGTGGCCCCGCGCCAGCCGTGCTTGCGCATGATCCGTTCGACCGTGCAGCGCGCCACCGGGATGCCCTGGCGCTGCAGGTGCGCCCACATCTTCAGGCTGCCGTACAGGCACTCCGGTGGGCGTTTGCCGTGCTCGTCAGGCTCATAGACGCCGGCGAGGATCTCGGTGATCGTGGTGTCCCACAGGGCCCGTTTTGACGGCGCCGACGACCGGTGTGCCCAGTAGGTGCGTGGGGCGATCGCCACGCCCTGGACACCCAGGGCGCGGCACATCGGTACGACCCCGAACCGGTCCTTGTGTTCGTCGATGAACTCGCAGATCAGCGGTGTAGCGGGTCGCACTCCCGCGCGAAGAAAGTTGTTGCGGCCTTTAGTATTTCGATCGTTTGCTCAAGTTCCTTGGTTTTGCGGCGCAGCTCCCGCAGCTCGCGTGCGGTCTCAGTCGGCACACCCGCAGCCTCACCGTCGTCCACCTCGGCCTGGCGCACCCATTTGCGCAGCGTCTCCGCGCTCATCCCCAACCGCGCCGAGATCGCGCGCATCGCCGCCCACTCGGTCTCGTAGTCATCGCGATGCTCTCGGACCAGCCGCACCGCCTTGGCCTTGGTGTTCTCATCGTACTTGCTCGGCATCGTGCCATCCTTCCCTCAAAAGAAGGTGTGCACGAAACCCGGGACGGTTCAGGGGAGGTTTGACGGCCCCGGCTGTGACCTGACTTCGTTACGTCACGCCCTGCGGTCCCAGCCGACGGCGGATTAGATCGATGGCGGCGCTGGCGGCGCCGAGATAGCGAGGGTCTTGGCGCAGGGCATTTTCGCGCATGGCGGCCTCGCAGAGCTTGATCGCATGCTCGTCGCCGAGTTCGAGCGCCTCGCCCGCGAGGTCAGAGAACGTGTGGTCGGTGTCCAGCTCGACAGGCTTGCGGGCCAAGCGCTGGCCGCCGAACGCCGAGAACACTTCACGGTTGACTTCCGTTATCGTGCGCAATGACGCCGCGTGCAGCTCGGCCGGTACGTCGGCCAACAGCAGACGCATCGCGGCCGGTGCGGTGATGGTGTGAATCAATGGGACTGGGAACGAGGGCATCGTCGCGGTGTAGTGGCCCGCGTATTCGGCTGTCAGCTCGCTGAGCGCCCGGTCCACGGCAGCGTCGTCGAGATCGCCGTCCCCGCCAGGCTCGTTTTGCAGCGGCTGAAATGATGTCGCCCAAAAGCCCAGAGCGCGGGCGAGTTCGTCGATCTGAAGCTTGCTCGGCCGCGCTGCTTCCCGCACGGACCGCACCGCATGGGCGGTGCGGATCAAGCCGTGCGTGAGCGAGCCCATGCAACCCGGCAGTAGCCTTGGCCACCAGTCCTGCAGCACTTCTCGCCACGGGGCTTCGGCGAGTTCGCGGCGGAACAGCTCCACCCAATCGCCGCCACGTTCGCGATCGCCCAGTGCCGCTTGCCAATTAGTGATCGGCTCCGTCGGCGTCGGCAGCGGGGGATAGTTGCGGTGCTGGATGTTGTTCTCGACCCAGCCGTCGACCTCCTCGCAGAACCCGAGCTTGGCCAGCGCCTCGGCGGCCATCGGCCCGTGGTTGGCGAAGAAGTGATCGAGGTAGAAGCCGGTGGCACGCAAGCGGTCCAGTGCGCTGTTTACGGCGTCGGTGTAGTCCCGCGATCCCATCGCTGCCTCCTGTTGCTCGCACCGTGCTCGCCACGGTAGTCACTCCGGTTGGTAGCGGGGGAACACCGCGGTCGGGGGCGGCAAGACCGTGCCTGGGGTGAGCCGAGTTCCCACCGCGGCGAACGTCCGCTGGTCCGCGGGCTGACCGAGCAGGTCCAGCAGCTTGCTCGCCGACTCGGGTAGCACGGGCTGGATCAGCAGCGCCGCGATACGCAGCACTTCGCAGGTCACGTAGAGCACGGTGCGGAACCGGGTCTGATCGGACTCCGATTCGCTTTTGCGCAACACCCAGGGCTGCTGCGCCGAGAAGTATTTGTTGGCCGCGCCCAGCATCAGCCAGATCGCCTCCAGGGCCAGATGCATGGCCTGGGCGTCGAAATGGGTCCGCACCTGCTCGAGCAGGCCGTCCGCGATCGCCAGCAACTCCGTGTCGTCGGCGCTGAATTCGCCTGGGGTGGGGACGATTCCGTTGAGGTTCTTCGCGACCATCGACAGCGACCGCTGCGCCAAGTTACCCAGCTCGTTGGCCAGGTCGGTGTTGATCCGGGTGATGATCGCCTCGTCGCTGTAGCTGCCGTCCTGGCCGAACGGCACCTCCCGCAACAGGAAGTAGCGGACCTGATCCACGCCGAAGGTATCCACCAGCGCCACCGGGTCGATGACGTTGCCCACCGACTTGCTCATCTTCTCGCCGCGGTTGAGCAGGAACCCGTGTGCGAAAACCCTTCGCGGCAACTCGATCCCAGCCGACATCAGAAACGCCGGGCCAGTACACGGCGTGAAACCGAATGATGTCCTTGCCGATCATGTGCAGATCGGCCGGGCCAATAGCGGCGGAACAACTCCGAGTCGGTGTCGGGATAGCCGACGCCGGTCAAATAGTTGGTCAGCGCGTCGACCCACACATACATGACATGGTCGGGATGATCGGGCACCGGTATCCCCCAGTCGAACGACGTCCGGGAGATCGACAGGTCGCGCAGGCCGCCCGAGACGAAACTGACCACCTCGTTGCGTCGCACCTCGGGGCCGATGAAATCGGGGTTGGCCTCGTAGTGCGCCAGCAGCTTGTCGGTGTAGGCAGACAGCCGGAAGAAATACGTCTGTTCCTCTGTCCAGGTCAGCGGCGCCCCGGTCTCGGTGGCGATCCGAGTGCCGTCGTCGAGCACCCGGGTCTCCGATTCGACGAAGAACCGCTCGTCGCGCACCGAATACCAGCCCGAGTAGGTGTCGAGGTAGATATCGCCGGCATCGGCCATCCGCTTCCAGATCGCCTTGGACGCCTCGTGGTGGTCGGGGTCGGTGGTGCGGATGAACCGGTCGAACGAGATGTTGAGCCGCTCTTGCAGCCGCTGAAACACATCGGAGTTGCGCCGGGCCAGCTCGGCGGTCGGCAGCCCCTCGGCCGCTGCCGCCTCGGCCATCTTCAGCCCGTGTTCATCGGTCCCGGTCAAGAACCGCACGTCGAAGCCGTCGAGCCGCTTGAACCGGGCAATCGCGTCGGTTGCGATGTACTCGTACACATGCCCCAAGTGCGGCGCAGCATTGGGATACGTGATCGCGGTGGTGACGTAGTAGGGCCTCATCGACAATCCACCCTATTGTGTGCGGGTGAGCACCAACCGGCCCGGTAAACGCGAGGCGCCGCCCGCCCCGGAGCCGTTGGCCCCGTTGGTCGACGCGCACACCCACCTCGACGCGTGCGGCGCCGCCGACGTCGAGGGAGTGCACGCGATCGTCGACCGCGCCGCCGCCGTCGGCGTCGAGGCGGTCGTGACCGTCGCCGACGACCTGGACTCGGCGCGCTGGGTGACCCGGGCCGCCGAATGGGATCCGCGGGTCTATGCCGCCGTGGCTTTGCACCCGACCCGCGCCGATGCGCTGACCGAGTCCGCTCGCGCCGAACTCGAGCGACTCGCCGCGCATCCACGAGTGGTGGCGATCGGCGAGACCGGGATGGACCTGTACTGGCCGGGCCGCCTCGACGGCTGCGCGCAGCCGCCGCCCAGCGCGAGGCGTTCGCCTGGCACATCGACCTCGCCAAGCGGACCGGCAAACCGCTGATGATTCACAACCGGCAGGCGGATACCGAGGTGCTCGACGTGCTGCGCGCTGAGGGCGCACCCGAGACCGTGATCTTGCACTGCTTCTCGTCCGGTCCGGCGATGGCCCGCAGTTGCGTCGACGTCGGCTGGTGGCTGAGCCTCGCCGGGACGGTCAGCTTCCGCAACGCCGGTGAGCTGCGGGACGCCGTCGTGCTGGTGCCGACCGACCAGTTGCTGGTGGAGACCGACGCGCCCTATCTGACCCCGCACCCCTACCGTGGCGCCGCCAACGAGCCGTACTGCCTGCCTTACACTGTGCGGGCGTTGGCCGAACTCCTGCAGCGACCCGCGCAGGACCTGGCGCAAGCCACCACGGCCAACGCTCACCGGGCCTACCGGCTCGTCGCCGGCTCTTAAGAATCCGTTAAGAGCATCGCGTCGGAGTTGCCCTATCTAGGCCGGTTCGTTACCGTCTTGTGATCGAACGGTGGGGCCTGTTGGGCCCCATTCGTTTGTGGCTGCTGCTGACGGTGTCGTTGAAGTGCTGCTGAGGTCGGGGAAAACGCGCGTTGAACGTACTCACGAGGCTTCACCAGACCCCATCACCGATCCTGCGGATCCTGGTCGCCGCGTTGTTGCTGGTGCTGACGTTCGCGGGCGGGTATGCGGTCGCCGCGCGCAAGACTGTGACGCTGAGCGTCGACGGCACCCGGTTGACGGTGACCACGATGAAGTCTCGGGTTATCGACGTGCTCAAGGAGAACGGGTTCGACGTCGGCGAACGCGACGACTTGTACCCGACCGG
This Mycobacterium xenopi DNA region includes the following protein-coding sequences:
- a CDS encoding IS3 family transposase (programmed frameshift) — its product is MPSKYDENTKAKAVRLVREHRDDYETEWAAMRAISARLGMSAETLRKWVRQAEVDDGEAAGVPTETARELRELRRKTKELEQTIEILKAATNFLRAGVRPATPLICEFIDEHKDRFGVVPMCRALGVQGVAIAPRTYWAHRSSAPSKRALWDTTITEILAGVYEPDEHGKRPPECLYGSLKMWAHLQRQGIPVARCTVERIMRKHGWRGATRARTIRTTERDPAAARAPDLVRRRFHASRPNELDVADFTYVPLDGGGFGYTAFVIDAYAGLIAGWECSLTKNTAFVERAIRQATAYRARQGHPLTGDTIHHSDAGSQYTATHFTETLMLAGLVPSIGTVGDALDNALAETTIGLYKTECVRAGSPFRTGPIRTLADLENITSAWVHWYNTARLMHRLGRRPPAEAEAEYYARLQAGDPISSP
- a CDS encoding questin oxidase family protein; the protein is MGSRDYTDAVNSALDRLRATGFYLDHFFANHGPMAAEALAKLGFCEEVDGWVENNIQHRNYPPLPTPTEPITNWQAALGDRERGGDWVELFRRELAEAPWREVLQDWWPRLLPGCMGSLTHGLIRTAHAVRSVREAARPSKLQIDELARALGFWATSFQPLQNEPGGDGDLDDAAVDRALSELTAEYAGHYTATMPSFPVPLIHTITAPAAMRLLLADVPAELHAASLRTITEVNREVFSAFGGQRLARKPVELDTDHTFSDLAGEALELGDEHAIKLCEAAMRENALRQDPRYLGAASAAIDLIRRRLGPQGVT